The segment GTGAGCTGGACAGTTGGATGTTGCCGCAGATTCGCCTGGCATCGGTTGACACCCCACTGTCACTGGACCAGCGAGTGGTCCCCCACGTTGCCAGCTTGACCCAGAGCAAACCGCTGCTGCAGTGGTACGTGGAACTGCCTGACAAGCGCCGACCGGTGATTCGATTTCAAGCATGGACCCAGGACCGTCAGGGCTTGAGTCGCTTTTTGGCGCCAGGAGAAGACCGAGTGCTGCCGGAGGCCGGAAGCCGCGGCGGCGATTTCTTTTACCGGTTGCATTACACCCTCAACATCAACTTCTGGAACATCGGTACGCGCCTGGTTGGCCTTGCCGCAATGCTGGGGCTAATCGCGTTGATAGCTGGCGTGTGTATCCATGCACGCCTGTTTCAGGACCTGTTCACGCTACGGGTAGACAAATCACCCAGGCGGTTGTTGGACATGCACAACCTGACCGGTGTGTTTGCTCTGCCTTTTCACTTCATCATCCTGTTGTCGGGGCTGCTGATCCTGTTCCCGATGTACCTTCCTGCCGGCATCCTGGCGGTGTATCAGGACCAGCCCTATCAGTTTGGCCAGGAGGCGGACGCAGCGTACAGTCGCCCGGCACTGGGTACAACGGGGTCATTGGCCTCGCTGGATCAGATGATGGCGCAAGCGCGATTGCACTGGGGCAATGGCGAACCGGCGTTTCTCAGGGTCTGGCACCCTGGAGATGCCAATGCCTACGTTGAGGTCAGCCGCTCGTTGGCTGACCGCATGAGTCAGGATGGGCAAACCCTGTACTTCGATGGCGCCAGCGCACATCTGCTGCACGAATCCCGATTGCCTGCAGCGGCCGCGACCTTCAAGTTTCTGGCCGGGTTGCACGTAACCCACTTTCAGCAACCGTGGCTGCGCGCCTTGTATTTTTTTGCAGGTTTGAGTGGTTGCGTGATGCTCGGCAGCGGCCTGCTGTACTGGCTGGAAAAGCGCCGCCTGCAGCAGGCTGCCGGGCGGTGGAGCGAGGTATCGATGACGCTGTTCAGCAGCGCGATGATCACTGGAATGCCATTGGCCACCCTGGCCATGCTGGTGGCCAATCGATTGCTACCGATCGGCCTGGCTGACCGTGCGAACTGGGAAATCACCCTTTTCTACTGGGTCTGGTTACCGGCGATCATGCATACCCTGTGGGCTATCCGGCGTTCAGCACAATCGCGCGCGCCCTGGGCAGAGCACCTGCTGGTGATCAGCGCAATGGCGCTGCTGGCAGTGTTCTCCAATGCCTGGAGCACGGGCGACCATCCATTGCAGTCGATGAAGCGGGGGCTCCCGGCGGTGGCGGGCGTGGATCTGGCATTAATGCTCATCGCGTTGCTCGCGGGAGTCATTGGTTGGCGCTTGCTCCGTCGCAAGCACCTAACAAGGTGAAAAATGGCTGACTGGCTATCGGATATCGCGGCGTTCGGCTTAATGATAATGGGGCTCAGCGCGCTAGCACTCAGTCAAATCCCCCAATCTCGCAGGATCACGCTTACCCGCAAGAGTCCCACAACACGAGTATTGCGTTGCGGCGCAACGCTGTTACTGGCCTTGAGTCTGCTGTTGAGCCTGACAAACCAGGGAGTTGTCATGGGAGCGGTAATCTGGACGCTGGCGATTACACCGTCAGGTATTGGCGTGACGATGATCCTCTGCTGGCACACACATCAGAGAAAAGAGTAGTCAGGCGCTTGCAGCTTAAATGTCCCAAGAACACTTGAACCGCTCATAAAAAAAGCACCAGCACAACAGGCACGTCAAGACCATCGAATCACAGCAGCGACCAGAAACAAAAAACCCCCGAAGCCATCAGGCATCAGGGGTTTTCTATGTAGTGGTGCCCAGAGACGGAATCGAACCGCCGACACGGGGATTTTCAATCCCCTGCTCTACCGACTGAGCTATCTGGGCAAGGCCGTAATTAAACGTTCTTTACAGCAGAGACGTCAAGCAACAAATAAAAAAAGATCAATGAATACCATCGGTTACGATTATCCGCCGTTGGGATACAACTCCCCGTCAACCAGCCTGGACACTGCACGGTGCAAGCGTTTCAACAACGCCTGGATTCTGCTGGCAGACTCTGCACTCAAGGGCTCACGCAACGAACCGATTTCGCACTCATTACAGGCCGCCGCTAAAGCGACAGCGCCTACCGTGGCAAAAGAGCCATGCATACGGTGTACATGATTGAGCAATTTCGATGTATTGCCTTCTTGCAAAGCCTGCTGCGCCTGCGCCAGATCTTGATGCATGGTGGTGATAAACAATCGGTGCATGCTCGGTGAAAGCGTAATCCAGTCTTCAAGATCATCTTTTTGCACAACCTCTTCGCCAGCCTGCAACGTGGGCGGCTGCGGTTGTGCTGACCGGGAACAGTAGACTGACAAGGTCTGGCGCAAGGTTGTCAGACTCAGCGGTTTGACCAGCCAGACGTTCATACCAGCCTTCAGGCATTGCTCTCCCTCCTCTCGCATCGCATTGGCTGTGACACCAATAATCGGCACCAGAGGGTCAAGCTCGCGCAAGCGGCGTGTCAGCTGATAGCCATCGAGCCTGGGCATATTGACGTCGGTAATCACCAAATCGAATGACGCCTCACTCCAACACAGCAAGGCTTGCTCACCATCCTCAGCCAAAGTTACCTGAACGCCCAAAGCCTCCAGCTGCTCCTTGAGAATCTCCCGATTGACGGGGTTATCTTCCGCAACCAAAACGCTCAACTCCAGACGTGAAAGAGGTAGCGGCACGCTGCTGGCTAACTCGGGAGCAGTTCCTTGCGCGACCTGCATCAGCGTTCTGGCGATGGCTCGTATGTCATAGGCGTTAACTTCCCATCCCCTCGAGGTCTTTTTGGGCTGGCTGCGACCCGTTTCAGTCGCTATCACATACTCTCCCGGCCAGTGCAGAGCAAGCTGCGAGTCTGGGTCGACATCCAGCAATATTGCATGGCTGGCGTGGGTATCCGATGCAGGGAGTGCTTGGGCCCGCGCCCCCCAACGATTTAGCCAGTCAATCAGAACCACTACGATATCACTGCGGGAGGCGCGCACATAGACACTCACTCCCTCAAGATCAATATCGGCACTCTTATCCAGCGGGCCAGCCATAACAGGCAAACTTATATTCAGTGAAAAGCTGCTGCCCAAGCCTGGCTCACTGACCACCCGCAGGTTCGCACCCATTATCTCGCCAAGTCGGGCACAAATAGACAAACCTAGGCCCGCACCACCTGCACGCTCGCTACCACCCACCTGGGAAAAGGGCTTAAACAGACGCGCCAGTTGCTCCTCACTGATCCCTACACCGGTATCGGAGACCTGCCACTGCAATGACACTTGACCATGCTCAAGGTCTGTCACCTTAAGCCTGAAGAGCACCCAGCCTGTATCGGTGAACTTGATCGCATTACTCAGCAGGTTGTCGATGATTTGCCGGATGCGCACCGCATCTCCGCACAAAAGTGCCGGTAAGTTCGCGTCCGCACAGGCAAATATTTTTAATCCCTTATTGCTCGCAGCAGCGGAATAACTGCGCACGCAATCTTCAAACACATCCAGAGGGCTGAATGTTTGGGCTTCGACAGCCATTTGCCCGGACTCGATTTTTGACACGTCCAACACGTCGCTGATCAATTGAAACAACACCGCTGATGAGCGCTGAATAGTGTGCAAGTACTCATGTTGGCGCTCACTCAGAGGCGTGAGTTCCAGTAGTTCTAGATTGCCAAGCACCCCGTACAAAGGGGTACGAATTTCATGGCTCATAGTGGCCAAAAATAGGGTTTTAGCCTTGCTGGCTTCATCAGCCGAACGACGTGCTTGCTCCATCAGGTTGGCGTCATCCACATGCCGGGTGATGTCGTTGAAACCGCAGAGCACTACGTCTTTGCCTTTGTAACGGGTGAAGACAAAACAGGCCTGCAGATAACGCCCAGCCACTTCGAGCTGCACCTCGCCCGACTCACGTTCACCATAATCACTCTTCAATAAAGCAATCAGTTCAGGGGTACCCTGCCATTCGTGCGCCCGCTGGTTTTCCAGCAAGACGACACCAGTCCCCCTTTCAACCACACACAGCCCAACGGGCGCGTTATCGAGCATGACCCGATTGAATTCTTCGCTTTCAGCCAAGGACAGGCTGGACTGCTGTGCGGGCTCGATGATCCGCACCCTGTACCAGCGATTGAAGCGCCAGCCAATCAGGACGAACAAAAGAAACAGGCCCGCCGCCCACATCAAGGGCCATTTCGCATAACCAAAGAAATTCTGATACGTGATGGCGTACAGGCCGATCCAAGGATCATCTCCGCCCGAGCTCAACTTGAAGCGCAGACCGTCACGGGCAAAACTCAACCCCGGCGCCAGCTCCTCGACATCCTGAACGTCACCCAACAGCACATCACCCGTAGGGGAAATCAGGGTAAGGCGACTGTTAGTGGGGCGCATCAACAAGCGTTCAAGGTCGCTGACATCGCTGACATCGAGCAAGGCGCTGAGAATCACCGAGTTCCCTTGATTGGCCGCCTGCATAAAGCGATCGGGAAGATCGACACTGATTGCGCCCACTATATATTTGCGTTTTTGAATGAGTTCGAGCGGGGCTTTCATCCACAGCACACGATCAGTGTTTAGCAAATGGCGCTGGGGCAAAAAAGAGTCGTACAAACGCTTGGTCACATCAAAAAAATTGTTGTTGAACAACAGGGGGTACTGACGGGTGCCATCAATACCGGGTACGGCGATGGTGAACTGAGCCGTGGGCGAAAACACAAACACCTGGGGTGCCGAATAATAAGAATCAGACCAGTAAGCCGTGAACAGATCAGTCAACTGAACGCCAAGCGAATAGACCCCCTGCATTTCACCCAGCGTGAACGTGTCTCGCTGGCTCACCGTAAACGGTAGAGACTTGGCAGTGTCTCGGTTTTGAAATAAAAGCTCATCACCCTGGCGCATCAATTCAATGTGCGAACGCGGCTTGGTATCCATCGAAAAGGTGCCGCTGGCGTGATCATAACTCTCAGCGCCTGTGCGTAAAAAAACTTCGTGCTCATGAATACTTTCGATCAACCGTGCGAAGTGAAAATCCGTCTTCTCGCGCTCCTCCATTAGTAGCCGGTTAACGGCCCAATAACTCATGCCCACCAACAACAGGGCAAGCCCGCTCAGCAGGAGCAACAACTTGTTCAGTCGCAGTGAACTCAGTGCCAGTGCACCGAGACGAACCGTTTTTTGCTTCATTATTAAGTGCCGTCATTTAGCTGGATGGAGCCTCGCATGCCCACTGCCTGCTCAGGTATCTAAACACTTCAAGAGGCACACAACACACCTTTGAGCGCCCGATATTAATCTTGACCGTACGAACAGGAATCGTCTGATGGAACTCCTCCACGTTTAGTTGCATCCTTTGCAACACCTGCTGCGGCAAGCCGTTAACAGGCTGGCTTTTAAAATAGATATCACACTTCATCGATTTGTAAAGGACGTCTCTAATGTTTCAAAAAATAGGCAAATACACAGCACTTTGTGGTTCTTCGATGCTGATCGTCATGGCTGCAGCTACCGCTCAAGCCGCTGATGGCCAGGTTGAATTCACCGGTGTCATCAACGACAACCCATGCACCATCAACAGCGAAAGCGTGAAGAAGTCCGTTGATATGGGCCAGGTTCGTATCGCTGACTTCGGCGACAGCGTTGGCGCTACAGCCAGCGTCTCCACTCCGTTCTCTATTTCTCTGGAGAACTGCAGCGGTCCGACCCTGAAAAACGCTTCCATCAAGTTCAGCGGCCAACAGGCCATGAACGATCCAACCTTGCTAGGTATGACCGGCGAAAACCAAGTCACTGGCATCGGCATTCAAATCAGCGACGTTAAGTCCAACATCAAACTGGCACTGAACACCGCCAGCCCAGATTACGAATTGCGCCCTCAAGGTAACACCTTTGATTTCAAAGCTACCTATGTACGCCTAGTAGCAGACACGGGTGGTGTGAGCGGAATCGGCACGGGTAAAGTTAACGCCTTGGCCAGCTTCGACGTGACTTACAAGTAATTTATGTTTTTAAACGAAAGAGCTCGCGATGAATCGCGAGCTCATTCGTTACGTTAAACAGAGGACACCCTTCATGCGTTTAAAAATTGCAGCCTTTTTGACACTGGCAGCAGTCTTTTGGCTGCCCCAGATTCAAGCGGGCGTCAATGTGGGCTCTACGCGAGTTATTTATCAAAGCAAAGATAAGGAAGCCAATCTTTCACTCTCAAACTCCGGTGACGACGGCGTACCGTATCTGGTGCAATCCTGGGTCAGTAAATTCGAAAAACCTGATGAGAGCGCAGATGAGTTCATCATCACCCCGCCGCTGTTTCGTCTGGACGCCAATAGCCAGAACATTTTGCGAGTCATTGCGACCAACGCGCAAAACTTGCCGACCGATAAAGAAAGCCTTTTTTTTCTCAATGTAAAGGCGATCCCGGCACTGAGTGAAGAGCAACGTAACCAGAACGTGTTGCAGATTGCACTCAAGACTACGATCAAACTGTTCTATCGTCCTGCCGATTTGAAAGGCACTTTGGTGCAAGCCGTTGATGGACTTCAATGGCGTGCGGATGGCGGTAATTTAAGTGTGCATAACCCGTCGGGATATAACGTGGTAGTCAGTGAGCTGCTGATCAACAACAGTGCCAGCAAAGGCATGCCTGAGGTCATCAAGCCAGGTAGTTCCATTACTACCAACATCCCGTTGAAAAACAGCGACACCCTCGAATTCAGCTACATCAATGAATACGGCAGTACGGTTAAGTCAACTCCTGTTATAGCTCGCTGAATACTGAACTACACGCCTACTGGAAGAACCATCTCATGCTGCGATTGCGCATGTGCGCGTTCGCGCGCCGAATTAATTACTGGGGCCTCCTCCCCCTCAGCGCGCTTAGTCTCACAACGACTGCAGCTCTCGCGGACTACAGCTTCGATTCCTCCTTTCTGGAGATTGGTGGCGGTACCAGTTCTGCCGAAGTAGCCGAGCAAGTAAAGGCCATGAGCCGTAGTCAACTTCCGGGCATTTATCGTGTCGATCTGTCACTGAACAATCGTCACATCGAACAGCGCGACTTACAGTTTGTGCGCGAAACGGCGAGTCAGACATCGACGCCTTCAGGTTTGTTTCCCTGCTTGAGCCTTCAGGCCCTGACTGATTTTGGCGTTGATCCAGAGCGCCTGAAAAACGCTGAGACCGGCGCTGACCACTGTGTGTACTTTCAGGGTGACCTGACCGGTATCACCTATGACTACGACTTCAATAAACAACACCTTGACCTGCAAGTGCCACAGGCATTTATCGGCAGCATTCCATTCGCAACCCGTCGTAAAAGCTGGAGCGATGGCGAGCAAGTAGCCTTTGCCAACTATAACTTTTCGGGCAGCAACTACGAGAATCAGTACGGTAATCGTCAATCCCAGTTTGGCAGTGTGCACAGCGGATTCAACAGCGGTGCCTGGCGCTTTCGAAACTTCTCGACCTGGCAGAAGAGCACCAACGTCGACGGCAACTGGAAGTCCGTGGACACCTATGTCCAGCGGGACCTGGGCAACATGATGGCCATTGCCACTGTCGGTGAAAGCTCAACCGACAGCGATCTGTTTGACACAATCTCGTACCGTGGCGTGGGCATCGCTTCTGACCTGGACATGCTGCCCGATGACTCGCGCAACTTCGCGCCTGTAGTACGTGGCGTGGCCAACGGGCGCTCGCTCGTAACGTTACGCCAACGCGGCTATGTGATCAGCGAACAGTGGGTGCCGTCCGGCCCGTTTGCACTCAAGGACCTGTACTCAACCTCGGGCAACGGTGATATCGAAGTCACGGTTGAAGGCCCCAATGGCGAGCGTCAGGTGTATATCCAGTCGTTCTCGTCCGTGCCCTACATGTTGCGCGAAGGTCAGCAAAGCTACGCCGTAACTGCAGGCCAGTATCGCCCTGCAGACGGTGCATTGGATTCGCAAAAGCCGGGTTTTTTACAAGGCACCTACCGCCGTGGACTGACTGACGGTACCACCTTGTTCGGTGGCACCATCGTCAGCGATCAATACCACTCGCTGTTGGCGGGTTTTGCCCATGACTTTTCGGGTTTCGGCGCAATTTCGCTGGACGTGACCCATGCCATCAGCGACGACATGGGCTCTGACTCAAAAACCCTGACGGGTCAGTCCTATCGTTTCCGTTATTCCAAGTCAATCGACCTGACAGACACCAGTTTCAGCCTGATTGGCTACCGCTATTCCACCAGCGGCTATTACAGCTTTAACGAAGCGATCAATGCGCGCGCCAACAACTCGCTCCAACCCTATGTGGACGAGACGCAGACCGACAGTGCGATGTACACCCCGTACTTGAGCGGCCATATGAAAAGCAGCATTACCGCCAACGTATCCCAGCAATTCGGCTCCTATGGCGGCATGTACGCCAACCTGACCAAAACCGATTACTGGAACCTGGCCAAGAGCAATACCTCTGTGCAATTAGGCTACAGCTTCAGTGTCGGGCGCGCGTCCTACAACCTGGGCGTGGCACAGAACAGCGGCGTCGCAGATGACATTCGCAGCGTGTCGCTGAGCGTCAGTATTCCTCTGGGCGATCCTGGCAGCAGCAGCCGTCTGGGCCTGAGCAACAGCCAGGATTCAAGCGGTAATGCCAGCCGCAACGCCACATACAGCGGCTCATATCTCCCGAATGACACCCTGTCTTACAACCTAGGCGTCAATCAGCAAGTCAGTGAAGATGAGCGCTTGCTCGGAGGTTCGGTCGCTGCCCGTTACAACGCGGCAAATGCCATATGGCACGGGTCTTACAACAAGGATCAGAACACCCGTCAGACGGATTATGGCGTGGAAGGCGCGATCGTCGCCACCCGTGACACCGTGATGCTGACCCAGCCTTTAGGCGAGACCAACATTATCGTGGCGACACGCGGTGCCGGGGATGTCGGCGTACTGACCAAAAGCGGAGTGAAAACCAACAGCAGTGGTTATACGATTATTTCTTCTGCCCAGCCATACCGGAAAAACAAGGTAGCGCTCGATACCGACTCGTTATCGGACAACACCGACGTCGAGCAACTGGTACAAGAGGTGACACCCAATCGCGGCGCCTTCGTATTGGCCAACTTCGAGACTCGTAACGGCCGCCGCCTGTTGATCAGCCTCAGTTCCAAAGACGGCAAGCCGGTACCCTTTGCTGCCGAGGCTCAGATTTATGGACTAGACGGCACCTTATTGAGCAACGCCATGGTGGCGGACAAGGGGCGGGCATTTCTGACCGGCGTACCCGAAAAATCGCGACTGGTGATCAATGTCAGCGGCCGGCAGTGGTGCGCCACGGATCTGGACCTGAACAATTACACGCTGTCAGAAACGGGCATCGGGCAACTGCAGATCAGTTGCGATACCCCATCGGCCGCCCATGCAGACACTAAAGGTACTCCCGATGCATAACTCAACAAACCTACTGCCCGGCTCACGCTGGGTGAAACGCAGCTTGCTGCTTGGCTTGCTGTTCGGCCTTGGTAGCCAACAGGCTTTTGCACTGATTCAGAACAACCTGGATTGTACCCCAGGAGGATGGGTGGTGGGAGGAACAGTTGATCTTGGCGATCTGGCACCAGGGGAATATTTTGAAGTAAGAATGATAGGTAATTGCCGAGTGACACGAAATTTCCCCTATGGTTCTTCGTTGCAGCAAACCCAAGTCCTGACCCAAACGCCAGGGCCAGCTTTGTCGATGATTGCGACGGCAGTAACTGGAGAAGTGGTTCCGGAACAGCCCTGGGGTGTCGCGTCATCCGTTTGCATGCCAACCAACGGCAGCGGATGTAAACCGCTGCCCGTCAATACCAGTAACGTCTACAACGTGATGTTTTCCATGCCCAAGGGTAGAGGCCCGACAACGCCAGGTAATTATACGATAACCCTAAACCTAACTAGCACCTCTATCAAAGGCTATGAAGGTTATGTCGATCTCATTCAATCCCTGACGCTGAAATATCGGATTGTAAATCCGGCCTGCTCCATGAGTTCGGGCACGGCCCTGAACCTCCCGTTCGGCACCCTGAACAGCAATGACTTCGCGACCTCCCAGCAACTTGCCAATATCACGCTGAACTGCACCCGCGGCACCCAAGCAACCGCCACCCTGATCCCCACCCAAAGTGCTGTCAGTGGCAGGCCCGGGGTTTCAGCGACCACCTTGGCCGGGCTGTCGATGGCCACCACCTGGGCCGATAACAACACCGCAGTAACGTTCAACAGCCCGCGCACGCTCAACCTGACGACAGGCACCAACACGATTCGCCTGGGTTTCCGGCCGAGTCTGAATACCAGTGCTTCACCTACTGGAAGTTTCACCAGCCAATACACCCTCAACATCAATTATCTCTGATCAACCACAGGAACCGATCATGAACTTGCGCTTAACACTGGCGGCGACACTTCTAACTGGCATGGCGTGCACGCCTGTTTATGCGGACGAAGCCGTAACCATCAACGTCAGTGGCACCCTGACACGAGCGCCTTGCGCCTTGACCAGCAGCAAAACATTGACCGCCAACTTTGGCAGCATCCGTACTGACCAGATAAACACAGCCAGTGCCGTCGATATTCCGGTCACCCTGAGCTGCCCTTCCAACTCGTCACTGAATGTCAGCATCAAGGCTTCAGGCGTCTATCAAGGCTCGACCACCTATGCGAGCACAACCAAGGCAAATCTTGTGTATACATTGACGTGGAAAAGTGACGGCACCGCGGCTAACGTCACCGGGACGAAACGCAACCTGACCAATCAAAGCGGCACCGTAAACCTGGGTTTGACTGCCAAGCTGTACGCGATCGCCGCACAGACCGAGGGTACTTTTACCGGGTCGTCCGTCATTACCCTCGAGTACCTGTAAGATGTTCAGGCAGGCCAAAGTGAGCCTGATTGCAGCACTGCTGTCGAGCTTAACGCTGTGCGGCAGCACAGTGTATGGCGCCGAGGACGCAAGCCAACTCGATATCACTGGCACCCTGATAAAGCCGCCCTGCACCGCCAGTTTCCCGGCGTCGCAGAGTGTTGATATTCCCAAGGTGAGCCTAAGTGCGCTGAGCGCAGACAGTTCTGACTGGACCGATGTGAACTTGAACTTTAAATGCCTCAAAGGCAGCCAGGTGCTGCTGCGCTTTACTGCAGGCAATGGTTCATTTGACAGTAATACCCTGCGTACCACCCTCGACAGAGTAGGGTTGAAAACCCGTCTGAGTGACATGACCAGCACAGCAAAAGTGGTGGATTTTAAGCTGGGCGAACAACATGCTTTGGCTGTTGAAGACACACTGCTGATGCTCAAACTTTCAGTCCGCCCAGTCAGGATCGGGAATCAGATGCCCGCAGCCGGGAGCTACACTTCAACGCTACTGATGGAAATGATCTACCTGTAAATCCGACCGATCAGGCAAACAGATTGGCTTTGAGACACAGAATCAGCAACGCCTGATCATTGTCGACATCCAGCTTGCGCATTGCCGAAATCTTCAGGGTGCTGATCGTTTTAATACTGCGGTTCAGGCTTTGCGCAATATCCCCGACACCCATGCCAGAAGCGAACAGTCGCAAGACTTCAAATTCTTTGACAGTTAATTGACTGAGCCTTTGCGTGACATCATCTACGCTGTCACTCGACGTGCCGTCGGGCATGTCTTGCTGGTAGTGACCCTCACGATAGAACGCATCCAGTGCGACCAAAATTTGCTCCAGACCGGAGCTTTTGGAAATGACCCCGCTGATGCCCAATTCATATAACCAGGTCAAAACCTGCGGGTTGGAAATCACTGTCAGAACGATCACCCGAGGCTCGGGAAAATGCCGGCGCAGGTATTCGACCAGACGCGAGCCATCGCCGTATTGATCGTCACCCGGCATGTTGTAGTCCGTAATAATCACATCAGGACGTAGCAGCGAAATCTTTTCGATTAGTTGGGAGGGACTCATTGCCTCTCCCACAACCTTGAATCGCGGGTCGCGCTCGATGATTTCACGCACGCCCATCAATACAATCGGGTGATCGTCGGCCAATAGGACTTTCATTTGCGGCATGGCTTACATAACTCCAACTTGCTGAGTAGTCACTGACGAGGCACGAGATCGTAGCCTCATGCCAGAGCAGTGACTACACGTTCCACAGGTCAGCCTTGATGCAATACGTGAGTAAAGCATGGTCATTAATCACTTCCAGCTTATGCATAGCAGCTACTTTATGGGTGCTGACTGTTTTGACACTTCGATTCAACTGACGGGCGATATCCCCCACGCTGTTGCCAGCAACAAATAGCCGTAGCACTTCAACCTCACGGGGCGACAGTGTGGAGAAACGCTCATCAATGACTTTTGGGTTGGTTAACACTGACGTGTTCGGGGCCGATGTCCGGGTATAGGACCGGCC is part of the Pseudomonas sp. ML2-2023-3 genome and harbors:
- a CDS encoding DUF3325 family protein, producing the protein MADWLSDIAAFGLMIMGLSALALSQIPQSRRITLTRKSPTTRVLRCGATLLLALSLLLSLTNQGVVMGAVIWTLAITPSGIGVTMILCWHTHQRKE
- a CDS encoding fimbria/pilus outer membrane usher protein, with the protein product MLRLRMCAFARRINYWGLLPLSALSLTTTAALADYSFDSSFLEIGGGTSSAEVAEQVKAMSRSQLPGIYRVDLSLNNRHIEQRDLQFVRETASQTSTPSGLFPCLSLQALTDFGVDPERLKNAETGADHCVYFQGDLTGITYDYDFNKQHLDLQVPQAFIGSIPFATRRKSWSDGEQVAFANYNFSGSNYENQYGNRQSQFGSVHSGFNSGAWRFRNFSTWQKSTNVDGNWKSVDTYVQRDLGNMMAIATVGESSTDSDLFDTISYRGVGIASDLDMLPDDSRNFAPVVRGVANGRSLVTLRQRGYVISEQWVPSGPFALKDLYSTSGNGDIEVTVEGPNGERQVYIQSFSSVPYMLREGQQSYAVTAGQYRPADGALDSQKPGFLQGTYRRGLTDGTTLFGGTIVSDQYHSLLAGFAHDFSGFGAISLDVTHAISDDMGSDSKTLTGQSYRFRYSKSIDLTDTSFSLIGYRYSTSGYYSFNEAINARANNSLQPYVDETQTDSAMYTPYLSGHMKSSITANVSQQFGSYGGMYANLTKTDYWNLAKSNTSVQLGYSFSVGRASYNLGVAQNSGVADDIRSVSLSVSIPLGDPGSSSRLGLSNSQDSSGNASRNATYSGSYLPNDTLSYNLGVNQQVSEDERLLGGSVAARYNAANAIWHGSYNKDQNTRQTDYGVEGAIVATRDTVMLTQPLGETNIIVATRGAGDVGVLTKSGVKTNSSGYTIISSAQPYRKNKVALDTDSLSDNTDVEQLVQEVTPNRGAFVLANFETRNGRRLLISLSSKDGKPVPFAAEAQIYGLDGTLLSNAMVADKGRAFLTGVPEKSRLVINVSGRQWCATDLDLNNYTLSETGIGQLQISCDTPSAAHADTKGTPDA
- a CDS encoding PepSY-associated TM helix domain-containing protein — translated: MFTRVRQALLWMHRIIGIGFSGLLLIAFFMGSLAVYDRELDSWMLPQIRLASVDTPLSLDQRVVPHVASLTQSKPLLQWYVELPDKRRPVIRFQAWTQDRQGLSRFLAPGEDRVLPEAGSRGGDFFYRLHYTLNINFWNIGTRLVGLAAMLGLIALIAGVCIHARLFQDLFTLRVDKSPRRLLDMHNLTGVFALPFHFIILLSGLLILFPMYLPAGILAVYQDQPYQFGQEADAAYSRPALGTTGSLASLDQMMAQARLHWGNGEPAFLRVWHPGDANAYVEVSRSLADRMSQDGQTLYFDGASAHLLHESRLPAAAATFKFLAGLHVTHFQQPWLRALYFFAGLSGCVMLGSGLLYWLEKRRLQQAAGRWSEVSMTLFSSAMITGMPLATLAMLVANRLLPIGLADRANWEITLFYWVWLPAIMHTLWAIRRSAQSRAPWAEHLLVISAMALLAVFSNAWSTGDHPLQSMKRGLPAVAGVDLALMLIALLAGVIGWRLLRRKHLTR
- a CDS encoding response regulator, whose protein sequence is MKQKTVRLGALALSSLRLNKLLLLLSGLALLLVGMSYWAVNRLLMEEREKTDFHFARLIESIHEHEVFLRTGAESYDHASGTFSMDTKPRSHIELMRQGDELLFQNRDTAKSLPFTVSQRDTFTLGEMQGVYSLGVQLTDLFTAYWSDSYYSAPQVFVFSPTAQFTIAVPGIDGTRQYPLLFNNNFFDVTKRLYDSFLPQRHLLNTDRVLWMKAPLELIQKRKYIVGAISVDLPDRFMQAANQGNSVILSALLDVSDVSDLERLLMRPTNSRLTLISPTGDVLLGDVQDVEELAPGLSFARDGLRFKLSSGGDDPWIGLYAITYQNFFGYAKWPLMWAAGLFLLFVLIGWRFNRWYRVRIIEPAQQSSLSLAESEEFNRVMLDNAPVGLCVVERGTGVVLLENQRAHEWQGTPELIALLKSDYGERESGEVQLEVAGRYLQACFVFTRYKGKDVVLCGFNDITRHVDDANLMEQARRSADEASKAKTLFLATMSHEIRTPLYGVLGNLELLELTPLSERQHEYLHTIQRSSAVLFQLISDVLDVSKIESGQMAVEAQTFSPLDVFEDCVRSYSAAASNKGLKIFACADANLPALLCGDAVRIRQIIDNLLSNAIKFTDTGWVLFRLKVTDLEHGQVSLQWQVSDTGVGISEEQLARLFKPFSQVGGSERAGGAGLGLSICARLGEIMGANLRVVSEPGLGSSFSLNISLPVMAGPLDKSADIDLEGVSVYVRASRSDIVVVLIDWLNRWGARAQALPASDTHASHAILLDVDPDSQLALHWPGEYVIATETGRSQPKKTSRGWEVNAYDIRAIARTLMQVAQGTAPELASSVPLPLSRLELSVLVAEDNPVNREILKEQLEALGVQVTLAEDGEQALLCWSEASFDLVITDVNMPRLDGYQLTRRLRELDPLVPIIGVTANAMREEGEQCLKAGMNVWLVKPLSLTTLRQTLSVYCSRSAQPQPPTLQAGEEVVQKDDLEDWITLSPSMHRLFITTMHQDLAQAQQALQEGNTSKLLNHVHRMHGSFATVGAVALAAACNECEIGSLREPLSAESASRIQALLKRLHRAVSRLVDGELYPNGG
- a CDS encoding fimbrial protein; protein product: MFQKIGKYTALCGSSMLIVMAAATAQAADGQVEFTGVINDNPCTINSESVKKSVDMGQVRIADFGDSVGATASVSTPFSISLENCSGPTLKNASIKFSGQQAMNDPTLLGMTGENQVTGIGIQISDVKSNIKLALNTASPDYELRPQGNTFDFKATYVRLVADTGGVSGIGTGKVNALASFDVTYK
- a CDS encoding molecular chaperone, coding for MRLKIAAFLTLAAVFWLPQIQAGVNVGSTRVIYQSKDKEANLSLSNSGDDGVPYLVQSWVSKFEKPDESADEFIITPPLFRLDANSQNILRVIATNAQNLPTDKESLFFLNVKAIPALSEEQRNQNVLQIALKTTIKLFYRPADLKGTLVQAVDGLQWRADGGNLSVHNPSGYNVVVSELLINNSASKGMPEVIKPGSSITTNIPLKNSDTLEFSYINEYGSTVKSTPVIAR